Below is a genomic region from Microbulbifer sp. ALW1.
TCTGGCGGTACTCTGCCAGCACCGGCACGAACGCCTGGGAGAAAGCGCCCTCAGCAAACAGGCGGCGGAAAAAATTGGGGATCTTAAAGGCTACAAAAAAGGCGTCGGCGGCGTCACTGGCACCGGTCAGCCGGGCAAATACCATGTCCCTCGCCAACCCCATGACCCGGGACAACAAAGTGGCACCACCGACCACGGATGTACCGCGCAATAACCCGCGCTGGGGGCTATCTTTCGTAACTTGTGCTGCGGGTGTTGCCGGCGCCGCCGGTGACGGTGCCCCGGCCTGATCCTGCTCCGAAGGTGGTTCTGCCACGTCCCTGGTTCCTGATAACTGACGGAAGAATAAATCGAGGGGTGATGATGGCCGGCAAGTCTACCGCAATCCGCCGCCACCGCCATCTGCACCGAGCCGCGGCCCACCGAAACAGCACGCTACGGTTGGCGCAAGGTGGAACTATACTGAGGTTAAGCAGTTGACGAGCGCTGCAGGGAGTGGCGGCCATAGAGGAGGAACGGAATGACCATCAACGCATTGATTATTGCACTGATTCTGGCGGTGCTGCTGTACGCCGTGGTTGCCCTGGGCCCACGTCCACAGCGGGTCAGGGTGCGAATCGACCAACCCCGGGACCGCCGCTATCGCCGCCAGCGGAACTAAGCGACAGAAACTAGCGGAACTAAGCGACATAAAAAGGGGCTAAGAGAATCGGATTCACAACCAGCCCGGCGGTAAAAATTGCCGTAGGCTGAACTAAATCACAGGGCACACCGCCACAATTCGCCATAATTGCTGCGGAATTTGCCCCACTGGCGCCACGCCAGTGCCTCCTTGCGGGGGTTAAATGACTATCAACCGAGGCGGGAACGCAACCCGGCCGGAACCAAAGAGCAGTCATTTCAAACCTCAAATCGCAAGGAACACGATCATGAAAAAGATGGTATTGGCAGTAACCCTGAGCAGCCTGGCCCTGAACACCCTGACCCTGAGCAACGTTGCCACGGCCGCCACTGACACCGACAAAGAATTCCAGGGCTCAGCCCTGACCCCGGCCAAACAGGCCACTGTATTCACCGGCGCCGCAGTTGCGGGTGCCGCCGTAGGTGGCCCGATTGGCTTTATCGCCGGGGCCCTCGGTGGAGCCTGGCTGGGCGAACAGATCAAGCAAGCAGAAGAGGCTGACATGCTCGCAACTCAATTGACGGAAAGCCGCGCAGAAATGGGCAACCTAGCACAACAACTGGACGCGGCGCGACTGTCCGCCAACGATGCTCAGGAGCTGGCGCTGGATAGCCTTGAGTTCCAGATGCTGTTCACCACCGGTGACGACCAGCTTCAGGAAGCGCAGGAACGTCATGTCGCCGCCATGGCAGACTTCCTCAACCGCCACCCGCAATTGCAGGTTTACCTGGAGGGCCACTCGGACCCCCGCGGCAGTGACGGCTACAACAATGTACTCTCCGACCAGCGCGCCCTGAGTGTACAGCGCGCCCTGGAAGCTTACGGTGTGGCCCCCGAACGTATCGAGCGCCGCGCCCTGGGTGCCAGCCAATCCAAAGCCCCCAAGGGCGACGCGGACGCCTATGCCCTGGAGCGCCGCGTGGACATCCACTTCGGCACCCCGGAATCCGTGGCTGGCTCCTTCTAAAGCCCCCTCAAGCCACCGTCCATACACAAGACCGGTTGCCGCTCTGCAAAAGCGGTAACCGGTCTCGAATGAAACCCGACAAGCTCTCTTGTCCGGCCCTGTTCTCCAGGACAGCTCTCCAGCCCTGCATCACTTAGCCTTGCGCGCCGCACCCAACCTGCCGCGCGCTTTTTAAAATTCCCCAGGCATCGGCTACTAGACACTCTTTGCCAGTCAGCTCCGCTTCGGGCATGATTTTCCGCCAGATATAATGCCAAGAACGGTGCCGGAAACCCCATGACCAGCCCTACCATCGCCATTGTCGAAGACGAAATTGCCATCGCCGAAAACTACCGCGACGCCCTGCGCCGCACCGGCTACCAGGTAAACCTGTACCACACGCGCCCCCAGGCCCTGGAGGCCTTCCGCCAGCGTCTGCCGGACCTGGCGGTCATCGATGTGGGACTGGGTGCAGAAATCGAGGGCGGCTTCGACCTGTGTCGGGAACTGCGTGCCATGGCGCCCACCCTGCCGATCCTGTTCCTCACAGCGCGGGACTCCGAACTCGACATCATCTCCGGCCTGCGCCTGGGTGCCGACGACTACCTGACCAAAGACATTTCCCTGCCCCATATGCAGGCCCGCATCAGCGCCCTGCTGCGACGGGTAAGCGTGATGCAATCCCAGGGGGATGAAAGCGAAACCCTCACCCAGGGCGACCTGACCCTCGACGTATCGCGACTGCACTGCCACTGGCTGGGGGAAGCCGTCGACCTGACGGTGACGGAATTCTGGATTGTGCACGCACTGGCCAAGCGCCCCGGGCACGTCAAATCCCGCAGCCAGCTGATGGAAGCCGCACGGGTGGTACTGGATGACAACACCATTACCTCCCATGTGAAGCGCATAAGGCGCAAGTTCCAGACCATCGACGGTAATTTTGACGCCATCAGCACGGCCTATGGCATGGGCTATCGCTGGCAGGTCTAAACACAACTGCAACCACTGAAACTCACCCACTGAAGCCTTCCCTGTGAAACTGCGCCGCCAACTCATACTGCTCAGCCTCTGCACCCTGGCCCTACCCTGGGCGGGTTGCCAGTATTTGCGCCAGGTGGACAAAGCCCTGAGCCAGGGCCAGATGCAGACCCTGGAAGCCACCGGTAACGCCATTGCCGCACGCCTCGCCAGCGCCCCCGAACTGATCGCTCCGGACCCCAGGCGAAACGGCCGCCCGCCGGGCGCCCAGCTGTACCTGAACCCCCTACCCCAGGCGCCGGTACTGGACGGCTACGGAGAAGAGTGGCGGGGACTGGCGCTACCGCCTCGACAACTCCTTGATCAGGACGGCAAGCCCCTGGCCCAGGTCACCCTGGGGAGAAACGACAACCAGATATACATGCTGCTGACCGCCAAAGATCGCAGTCCCAGCTACCACGACCCCCGCAGCAGTGGCATTTCCAGTGGCGACACCGTACAGCTGTACACCGCCCGCCAGCAGTACACCCTGCCCGTCGCCAGCCAGGGCCCGGTGCGCGCCCTCTGGTACAACCCCCGCCGTGGCGAGTACGAGCGCGAACTGCGCATTCGCGGGCGCTGGACCGCCTCCCCGCGAGGCTACCAGTTGGAGCTCTCCATGCCCTTCGGCCTCACCGATGGCGAACTGGCGATCGCGGTGGAAGATCGCACCCGCAGCGACGGCGGAGACGCCCCGCGCCACACCAGCACCTTGCCCGCAGACGGGCGCCCCGGGGCGCTGGTGGAGCCCCTGCGCGACCTGCAGCAGGAACTGAATCATTTTGCGCGCCCGGAGCTGCAGCTGACAGTCGTCGACAAAGAGGGGTTTGTGCTGGCCAGCACCGGCACTGACTTTGCCGATGAGCGGCAAACGTCAGATTCTTCCGGAGAGCGCCACTGGCTACTGGACTGGCTCTACCGCCAGATCCTCACCACCGACCAGTTACCGCCGCTTCCGCGCCAGTACCCGGAGTCCCTGACGCAAAACCGGGATACCGCCGGCCAGTGGTTCCGGGCAGCAGACGAAGCCAACGCTGGCGATGAACGCATCGGTGCCGTCAGCGTGCCGGTAGTCACCCGCGCCGACGACATTATCGAGCGGCCGTTGCTGGGGCGGGTGATTGCGGCGCAGTCTGCCAGCGCCCTGCAATCCCTCACCGAATCCGCCGCCCGGCGCTTGTGGCTAACTACAGCCGGTGCCGCCGGGCTGGTGCTGTTACTGCTGCTCGGTTACGCCAGCTGGCTGTCCTGGCGCATCCGGCGCCTGCACCGGGCCGCCCGAAACGCGGTGGATACCAGCGGCCGCCTGCGGGGGGACTTTCCGCAACCTTTTGTAAACGACGAGCTGGGCGCCCTGAACCGGGCCTTCGCCAGCCTGCTGGCGGAGCTGGACCACTACCACCAGTATCTGCGCAGCCTGGCGGGCAAACTGTCCCACGAACTGCGCACTCCGCTGGCGGTGGTGCGCTCATCCCTAGACAACCTGAGCGCCGGCGAACTGGACAGCGACAGCCGACGCTACGCCGAGCGCGCGGCCGACGGCGGCGCGCGCCTTTCTTCCATCCTCAACGCCCTGTCGGCGGCAACGCACCTGGAGGCCAGCATCAGCCAGGCAGAACGGGAGGACTTCGACCTCGCCGACCTGCTGCAGCTCCTGACCCAGAGCTACGCCGACGCCCACCCCCACCACAGGTTTGAGCTGCAGCAGACACCAGCGCCGCCGGCGCAACTTCACTACCACGGTGCCCCGGAGCTGCTGGCACAGTTGCTGGACAAGCTGATCGACAACGCAGTGAGCTTTGCCCCCGACGGCAGCCAGATCACCGTCAGCGCCAGCGAGAGCAAGCGGGAATACCGGGTTTCCGTCAGCAATGACGGCCCCCTGCTGCCCGAAGGGTTCGGCCAGAAACTGTTCGACTCCCTGGTCTCTGTCCGCGATGACGGCGGCAAGGCCGGCCACCTGGGATTGGGACTGCATATCGCGCGATTGATAGCGGATTTTCACGGTGGCCAGCTGAGCGCTGCCAACCGGGAAGACCGCCAGGGAGTGACGTTTACCCTGACGCTTCCCCGCTAGCGCCCCGGCGCTACATTGCTAGCAACGTCCGTGTCCGCAGCGGTCACAAACTGCTGGCGCCAGCGGTTGACAAACAACCAACGCTGGGGATAATGTCGCGTCCCAAACGGGCCCCCGGCCCGAAGTTCGAGTTTTATTGATTCCAGACAGGAGCAACCGGTGGCCAATTCACCTCAAGCGAAGAAACGCGCGCGCCAAAACGAAAAGCGCCGCAACCACAACGCCAGCCTGCGCTCCATGGTGCGCACCTACATCAAAAAGGTAGTTGCGGCCATCGATGCAGGTGATGCAGAAAAAGCCAAGACCGCCTACACCGCGGCAGTGCCGGTTATCGACCGCATGGCTGACAAAGGCATCATTCACAAAAACAAGGCTGCTCGCCATAAGAGCCGCCTGAACGCCCAGATCAAAAAGCTGGCTGCCTAAGCCGCTGCTTTTTCTGAGCATGAAAAAGCCCCGCCATGGCGGGGCTTTTTTGTGCCTGCTGATTCGTGCCTGCCAGCTGGCGCCCGGTGATGCCTGACGCCCTGCGGGCAACCTCAGGACAGCAGTATCAGATTATCCCGGTGAATCAGCTCATCGTCATCCCGGTAACCCAGCAAATCGACAATTCGATCTGAAGGTTGACCGCAGATTTTCAGCGCCTCGGAACTGTCGTAATTCACCAACCCCCGGGCAATTTCCTCGCCCGCCGCATTGATACAACTCACCAGCTCACCGCGGTGAAAGCGCCCATCCATTTTCACCACCCCGACCGGCAACAGGCTTTTCCCCTGATTGCGCAGCGCCCGCTCGGCACCGGCGTCCAGGTGCAGCTGGCCGCGCACCTGCAGCTGGCCCGCAAGCCAGCGCTTGCGCGCTGTCAGCGGATCCGCCTCCGGCAGCAGCAGGGTCCCCAGCCCCTCACCGGCCACAACCCGCTCGATAACCAGGTCCGCGCTGCCGCCGACAATGACCGTGCGCGCCCCGGAGCGCGCCGCCAGCTGGGCCGCGCGCACTTTGGTCGCCATACCGCCGCGGCCGAGACCACTGCGGGAACCGCCCGCCATCGCCACCAGCCGGGGATCCGTCGCCGTTGCCTCGCGCACCAGCTCCGCCGCAGGATTGTCGCGGGGATCTTCGGTGAACAAGCCATCGGCATCGGTGAGAATCAACAGAACATCCGCCTCCACCAGATTGGCCACCAGGGCACCCAGGGTGTCGTTGTCGCCAAAGCGGATTTCGTCGGTGACCACCGTGTCATTTTCATTGATGATGGGCACCGCCCCCAGAGACAGCAGGGTCTTGAGGGTACTGCGGGCATTCAGGTAGCGGGTGCGGTTGGAGAGGTCGTCGTGATCCAGCAGGATCTGAGCGGTGCGGCAGTCGTACTGCCCAAAGGCATGCTCGTACACCTGCACGAGATGACTCTGGCCGATAGCGGCGGCCGCCTGCAGCTGGTGGATCGACTCCGGCCGCTTGCGCCAGCCGAGACGATCCATACCCGCAGCGACGGCGCCAGAGGATACCAGCAGCACCTCGATGCCCTGCCGACGCAGGGCACTGATCTGACCCGCCCAGTTCTGGATGGCCGCGCGGTTGACCCCGCGGCCATTATCGGTCAGCAGTGCGCTGCCAATTTTGATAACCCAGCGCTTGCTGGAAGAGAGTTGCTGGCGCGACGAGATGGAATCCATTTCTTCCTCTTGTAAAAACGCGCCTCGGCAAAACAATCAACTAAAGAGGCGCCTGATTCAGGGGCGATATTCTACATCCACGTCGTAGTCATCGTCGTCCCAATCTTCATCATCCTCGTCAGATTCTTTCGCCGCTTTGCGCTTGGCACGCTGCACCTGGCGCTGCGCTTCGATGCGCTCCCGCGCCTCGCGCTGCATCTGCCGCTGAGCTTCTTGCTCGGCCTCGAACAGCTCACCATCCAGCTCTTCCTGATGCTTGACCTCTTCCAGGTAATCCATCAGCTGCCCACTAAGCACATCGGTACCCTCACCGCGAATTGCTGCCACCCGGAACACCGGCCCCTGCCAACCAAGGGCATTCACAATGGACTGACAGCGCTCTTCCAGCTCATCTGCCGGTACCAGGTCAGTCTTGTTCAGCACCAGCCAGCGCTCACGCCCGGCCAGGGTGGGACTGAACGCTTCCAGCTCACGCTCGATCGCCAGCGCATTCTGCACCGGATCAGAACCGTCAAACGGCGCCAGATCCACCAGGTGCAGCAGTACCCGACAGCGGGTAAGGTGCTTGAGGAAGCGGATACCCAGGCCGGCACCTTCCGCCGCCCCTTCGATCAGACCAGGGATGTCCGCAATGACAAAGCTGCGATACTTCTGTACCTGCACCACACCCAGGTTCGGTACCAGGGTGGTAAAGGGGTAATTCGCCACTTTCGGTTTGGCCGCAGACACGGCGCGAATAAACGTGGATTTGCCCGCATTGGGCAGCCCCAGCATGCCCACGTCGGCCAGCACTTTCAGTTCCAGCTTGAGGTTGCGGCTTTCACCCTCACTGCCGGGCGTGGTCTGGCGCGGCGCGCGATTGGTACTGGACTTGAAGCGGGTATTGCCCAGCCCGTGCCAGCCGCCCTGAGCTACCAGCAAACGCTCACCTGCCACCAGCAGATCCCCCAGGGTCTCCCCGGTATCCACATCAATGGCGGTGGTACCCACAGGCACCTTCAGCTCGAGCTCTTCACCTTTGGCACCGGTACAGTTGCGCCCGCGGCCGGGTTCACCACTTTGCGCGCGGTAATTCGGCTGGTAGCGGTAATCCACCAGGGTATTCAGTGACTCATCAGCCACCAGATACACGGAGCCGCCATCGCCGCCGTCACCGCCATCGGGACCACCCTTGGCGACAAATTTCTCGCGACGAAAGCTCAAACATCCCTTACCGCCGTTGCCGGCCTGCACCGAAATCGGCGCCTCATCTACAAATTTCATGGCTCTACTTACCGGGTTGACCGGTCTTCAGTGTAATTTGCCCAGGATCAATACAAAAAAAGGGGGCAAGATACAAAAAAGCCCCGCAATTGCGGGGCTTTTTATCGGACGCTATGACCGCTTAGGCTGTTTCGATGGAAACAAACTTGCGGTTATTGGCACCCTTGACCTCAAACTTCACTACGCCATCGGCAGTAGCGAACAGAGTGTGGTCTTTGCCCATACCAACGTTTACACCAGCGTGGAACTTGGTGCCACGCTGACGAACGATGATGCTGCCTGCAGAGACAGCTTGACCGCCAAAGCGCTTAACGCCCAGGCGTTTACTTTCAGAATCGCGCCCGTTGCGCGTACTACCGCCAGCTTTCTTATGTGCCATGAGTAGTTACTCCTCTTCTGTTACCTGGTGATTAGCCTTTGATGCCAGTGATTTTAACTTCGGTGTACCACTGACGGTGGCCCTGACGCTTCATGGAGTGCTTACGACGACGGAACTTGATGATTTTCACCTTCTCGCCGCGGCCGTGGCTCAGCACTTCTGCAGTCACTTTGGCACCTTCAACAACCGGCGCACCGATGTTGATAGCGTCGCCGTTCACAACCATCAGGACCTTATCGAAATCGATAGATTCACCGGTTGCTACTTCGATTTTTTCCAGGCGCAGAACTTCGCCTTCTTCTACACGGTGCTGTTTGCCACCGCTTTCAATAACTGCGTACATATTTCTATGCTCCAACAAAATGGACGACACGAAGCAGCGGCAGGCCAAACTAATGACCGGTTAGCCAGCATTTTGGGAGCTTGCGCCGTGTTGATTAACACTGTTTTCCCGACTCCGGCGGCTCCCATGAGGGATAGGCCCGGTTCGAGCGGGGCGCAGATTCTAATCAATTCGCACGATTGATACAATAGTGCGTTTTTCGGGCAGGCTGTCCCACTTCACGCCTTTCCGCCCGGGGCCAAAACCGCTAGGCTTGCCGCCCTGAGAGAAAACAAGCGCAGTATAAGGAACCCTGAATGTTGCCTTTCCACCAGGTAGCCGCCGACGATTTTGCGGCCGTCAATCAACGTATCATCGATCAACTGCATTCCGACGTTCCGCTGGTGGAGAACATCGGACACTACCTGGTCGAGGCTGGAGGCAAGCGCCTGCGCCCGCTGCTGGTGCTGCTCTGCGCCCGCGCCGCCGGCTACCGGGGCGAGAACCACATAGACCTGGCCACCATCATCGAGTTCATCCACACCGCCACCCTGCTGCACGACGACGTGGTAGACACCTCGGATATGCGCCGCGGCCGCATCACCGCCAACGCCCAGTGGGGCAACGCGCCGGCGGTACTGGTGGGCGACTTCCTCTATTCCCGAGCCTTCCAGATGATGGTTGCCCTGAAGGATATGGACATCATGTCCATCCTCTCCGACACCACCAACACCATCGCCGAGGGCGAGGTACAGCA
It encodes:
- the cgtA gene encoding Obg family GTPase CgtA: MKFVDEAPISVQAGNGGKGCLSFRREKFVAKGGPDGGDGGDGGSVYLVADESLNTLVDYRYQPNYRAQSGEPGRGRNCTGAKGEELELKVPVGTTAIDVDTGETLGDLLVAGERLLVAQGGWHGLGNTRFKSSTNRAPRQTTPGSEGESRNLKLELKVLADVGMLGLPNAGKSTFIRAVSAAKPKVANYPFTTLVPNLGVVQVQKYRSFVIADIPGLIEGAAEGAGLGIRFLKHLTRCRVLLHLVDLAPFDGSDPVQNALAIERELEAFSPTLAGRERWLVLNKTDLVPADELEERCQSIVNALGWQGPVFRVAAIRGEGTDVLSGQLMDYLEEVKHQEELDGELFEAEQEAQRQMQREARERIEAQRQVQRAKRKAAKESDEDDEDWDDDDYDVDVEYRP
- the rplU gene encoding 50S ribosomal protein L21 codes for the protein MYAVIESGGKQHRVEEGEVLRLEKIEVATGESIDFDKVLMVVNGDAINIGAPVVEGAKVTAEVLSHGRGEKVKIIKFRRRKHSMKRQGHRQWYTEVKITGIKG
- a CDS encoding ATP-binding protein, which codes for MKLRRQLILLSLCTLALPWAGCQYLRQVDKALSQGQMQTLEATGNAIAARLASAPELIAPDPRRNGRPPGAQLYLNPLPQAPVLDGYGEEWRGLALPPRQLLDQDGKPLAQVTLGRNDNQIYMLLTAKDRSPSYHDPRSSGISSGDTVQLYTARQQYTLPVASQGPVRALWYNPRRGEYERELRIRGRWTASPRGYQLELSMPFGLTDGELAIAVEDRTRSDGGDAPRHTSTLPADGRPGALVEPLRDLQQELNHFARPELQLTVVDKEGFVLASTGTDFADERQTSDSSGERHWLLDWLYRQILTTDQLPPLPRQYPESLTQNRDTAGQWFRAADEANAGDERIGAVSVPVVTRADDIIERPLLGRVIAAQSASALQSLTESAARRLWLTTAGAAGLVLLLLLGYASWLSWRIRRLHRAARNAVDTSGRLRGDFPQPFVNDELGALNRAFASLLAELDHYHQYLRSLAGKLSHELRTPLAVVRSSLDNLSAGELDSDSRRYAERAADGGARLSSILNALSAATHLEASISQAEREDFDLADLLQLLTQSYADAHPHHRFELQQTPAPPAQLHYHGAPELLAQLLDKLIDNAVSFAPDGSQITVSASESKREYRVSVSNDGPLLPEGFGQKLFDSLVSVRDDGGKAGHLGLGLHIARLIADFHGGQLSAANREDRQGVTFTLTLPR
- the rpmA gene encoding 50S ribosomal protein L27; protein product: MAHKKAGGSTRNGRDSESKRLGVKRFGGQAVSAGSIIVRQRGTKFHAGVNVGMGKDHTLFATADGVVKFEVKGANNRKFVSIETA
- the proB gene encoding glutamate 5-kinase; the encoded protein is MDSISSRQQLSSSKRWVIKIGSALLTDNGRGVNRAAIQNWAGQISALRRQGIEVLLVSSGAVAAGMDRLGWRKRPESIHQLQAAAAIGQSHLVQVYEHAFGQYDCRTAQILLDHDDLSNRTRYLNARSTLKTLLSLGAVPIINENDTVVTDEIRFGDNDTLGALVANLVEADVLLILTDADGLFTEDPRDNPAAELVREATATDPRLVAMAGGSRSGLGRGGMATKVRAAQLAARSGARTVIVGGSADLVIERVVAGEGLGTLLLPEADPLTARKRWLAGQLQVRGQLHLDAGAERALRNQGKSLLPVGVVKMDGRFHRGELVSCINAAGEEIARGLVNYDSSEALKICGQPSDRIVDLLGYRDDDELIHRDNLILLS
- a CDS encoding OmpA family protein; its protein translation is MKKMVLAVTLSSLALNTLTLSNVATAATDTDKEFQGSALTPAKQATVFTGAAVAGAAVGGPIGFIAGALGGAWLGEQIKQAEEADMLATQLTESRAEMGNLAQQLDAARLSANDAQELALDSLEFQMLFTTGDDQLQEAQERHVAAMADFLNRHPQLQVYLEGHSDPRGSDGYNNVLSDQRALSVQRALEAYGVAPERIERRALGASQSKAPKGDADAYALERRVDIHFGTPESVAGSF
- the pdsR gene encoding proteobacterial dedicated sortase system response regulator, producing MTSPTIAIVEDEIAIAENYRDALRRTGYQVNLYHTRPQALEAFRQRLPDLAVIDVGLGAEIEGGFDLCRELRAMAPTLPILFLTARDSELDIISGLRLGADDYLTKDISLPHMQARISALLRRVSVMQSQGDESETLTQGDLTLDVSRLHCHWLGEAVDLTVTEFWIVHALAKRPGHVKSRSQLMEAARVVLDDNTITSHVKRIRRKFQTIDGNFDAISTAYGMGYRWQV
- the rpsT gene encoding 30S ribosomal protein S20 → MANSPQAKKRARQNEKRRNHNASLRSMVRTYIKKVVAAIDAGDAEKAKTAYTAAVPVIDRMADKGIIHKNKAARHKSRLNAQIKKLAA